CGGGGTCTCAGCATCCATAGACGTTTCCGTTCTAACCTATTGGGGTTCTCTCACATGCTTTCCGGCGCCCGCACGCCCATCAGGCGCAACACCTTGGCCAGGACAATGCGGGTGGCCCGGCTTAACAGCAGCCGCGCCCGGCTCAGGGCCGGGTTCTCCGGATCTACCACCTTGCAGTCCCGGTAGAAGGCGTTGAAGATGCGGGCCAGATCGATGGCGTAGTAGGGCAGGTTGTGGGGGGAGAGCTTGTCCACCGCCAGGTCGATCTGTTCCTCCAACTCCAGCAACTTCCGGATCAAGGCCAGCTCGGAGGGGTGGGTCAACAGCGACAGCACGGCCCGGTCCTCGTCGGTGACCGGCCCGGAGACGTCAAAGCCTTCCTCCTGGGCTCGGGCCAGGATGGAGCAGATGCGGGCGTGGCTGTATTGGACATAATAGACCGGGTTCTCGTTGCTCTGGGCCACCGCCAGGTCCAGGTCGAACTCGATGGTGGCTTCCGGGCTGCGGGTGAGGAGGTTGAAGCGCAGCGCGTCGGCGCCCACCTCGTCCACCACGTCGTTGATGGTGAGGAGGTTGCCGGCCCGCTTGCTGAGCTTGACCTCCTGGCCGTCCCGGACCAGCTTCACCAGGTCGTACATGAGGATGACCAGCCGGTTGGGATCCAGGCCGAAGGCCTCCATCATGGCGGCCATGCGGGGCACGTGGCCCTGGTGGTCCACAGCCCACACATTCACCACCCGGTCGAACTTGCGGCGCAGGAATTTGTCGTAGTGGTAGGCGATGTCGCTGGCGAAGTAGGTGGGGGCGCCGTTGGAGCGGATGACCACCTCGTCCTTCTGGTTGTTCGCATAGCGACTGGCCCGAAACCAGACGGCCCCGTCCCGCCGGACCAGGTCGCCCTTTTCCTCCAGGTAGCGGAGGGCTTCCTCCACCAGGCCTTCGTCGTGGAGGCTCTGCTCGCTGAACCAGTTGTCGAACTCCACGCCAATGCGCCGGAGCTCTGCCTTCAGCTCTTCGATGATGAGCTCGCGGCCCAGCTGTTTGATTTCTGCGATGGCCTGCTCCCGGTCCAGGTGGAGCAGCCGGTCGCCCACCCGCTCCTGGATCTTGCGGGCGTAGTCGATCATGTATTCGCCGGGGTAGCCTCCTTCGGGGAGGGGAACATCCTGGCCGAACAGTTGCGCGTAGCGAGCGTAGAGGCTCTCGGCGAAAAGCTGAAACTGGGTGCCGGCGTCGTTGACATAAAACTCGCGCTGGA
The DNA window shown above is from Litorilinea aerophila and carries:
- the argS gene encoding arginine--tRNA ligase, which codes for MLRDQLKELIQQAIQAAQADGSLPTFDLPPVEVMRPKQPEHGDYSSNVALVAASAIRQATGDKVNPRQIAQAIVEHLPSSEIIGEVSLAGPGFINIRLAEGWLQQQVATIVEAGDAYGNIQRGQGQRWQVEYVSANPTGPIHYGGARNAVLGDTLANVLEAAGYEVQREFYVNDAGTQFQLFAESLYARYAQLFGQDVPLPEGGYPGEYMIDYARKIQERVGDRLLHLDREQAIAEIKQLGRELIIEELKAELRRIGVEFDNWFSEQSLHDEGLVEEALRYLEEKGDLVRRDGAVWFRASRYANNQKDEVVIRSNGAPTYFASDIAYHYDKFLRRKFDRVVNVWAVDHQGHVPRMAAMMEAFGLDPNRLVILMYDLVKLVRDGQEVKLSKRAGNLLTINDVVDEVGADALRFNLLTRSPEATIEFDLDLAVAQSNENPVYYVQYSHARICSILARAQEEGFDVSGPVTDEDRAVLSLLTHPSELALIRKLLELEEQIDLAVDKLSPHNLPYYAIDLARIFNAFYRDCKVVDPENPALSRARLLLSRATRIVLAKVLRLMGVRAPESM